The sequence CAGTGAGTATATAGTGACTGCAACCGAACTCtttattaatcaaaacaaaagcaacGGATGATTACATTGACCCTATTTGAACAAACTGACATGTACAACAGAAGATAAAGATAAGCGCGTTCATAGCCGTATACAAGCACACACGTCCTACAGATTCCAAGAACTAaccattcaaaaaaacaaaattctaattttcAATTTAGAACGGCCAGATGTCAGATCCACCAGGTTTCTCCACAAGAATCCGATTGTACTCAGGCCTCGCCGTCTGCAAAAAGAAGCAAATCCAACATGAGAACAATGCGAAATCGAGTTTTGTACAAACGGAATTAGCAAAGATGATCGgatgaattttattttaccaGATCTTTGAAGATGACGTAGGTTATAAGGATGAAGAGCACAAAGAGGAT comes from Camelina sativa cultivar DH55 chromosome 19, Cs, whole genome shotgun sequence and encodes:
- the LOC109131023 gene encoding uncharacterized protein LOC109131023, which encodes MIGRRAGTNRVGMRRDDSLLTRFVDSVFYFFRLAEFEILFVLFILITYVIFKDLTARPEYNRILVEKPGGSDIWPF